Genomic window (Gammaproteobacteria bacterium):
AGCGAGCGCAAGTTCTTCCCCGGCTATGTCCTGGTGCAGATGGAACTCGATGAGGAGACCTGGCACCTCGTCAAGGAAGTGCCGAAAGTGCTCGGCTTCATTGGTGGTTCCAGCGATCGCCCGGCGCCGATCACCGACCAGGAGGCGGACTTCATCCTGCAGCGGGTCGAGGAAGGTGCTGACAAGCCGCGGCCCAAGGTGCTGTTCGAGCCAGGCGAGGTGGTGCGGGTCGTCGACGGGCCGTTCAACGATTTCAGCGGCGTGGTCGAGAACGTCAACTACGAGAAGAACAAGCTGCGCGTCGCCGTGCAGATCCTGGGCCGCTCCACCCCGGTGGAGCTGGATTTCAGCCAGGTCGAGAAGAGCTGAGGTTTAACGGTGCACCACCGGCTGGCGGTGGCGTGACCAA
Coding sequences:
- the nusG gene encoding transcription termination/antitermination protein NusG, with protein sequence MALRWYVVHAYSNFENKVKTSLEERIKLKGLQDKFGKIMVPTEEVVEMKEGQKRRSERKFFPGYVLVQMELDEETWHLVKEVPKVLGFIGGSSDRPAPITDQEADFILQRVEEGADKPRPKVLFEPGEVVRVVDGPFNDFSGVVENVNYEKNKLRVAVQILGRSTPVELDFSQVEKS